The Equus asinus isolate D_3611 breed Donkey chromosome 4, EquAss-T2T_v2, whole genome shotgun sequence genome has a segment encoding these proteins:
- the CSNK1E gene encoding casein kinase I isoform X1 yields MELRVGNKYRLGRKIGSGSFGDIYLGANIASGEEVAIKLECVKTKHPQLHIESKFYKMMQGGVGIPSIKWCGAEGDYNVMVMELLGPSLEDLFNFCSRKFSLKTVLLLADQMISRIEYIHSKNFIHRDVKPDNFLMGLGKKGNLVYIIDFGLAKKYRDARTHQHIPYRENKNLTGTARYASINTHLGIEQSRRDDLESLGYVLMYFNLGSLPWQGLKAATKRQKYERISEKKMSTPIEVLCKGYPSEFSTYLNFCRSLRFDDKPDYSYLRQLFRNLFHRQGFSYDYVFDWNMLKFMRPPSCQPPALPCGRPQDQLGCSPEPRGRGPGAARTRARGEDGPAPGVCAPGPAPWPAHGGCRQPAPQCCRACGFHPSLPHPASWQYFSQSDLTGRQREEGEHEATQGRARQRLVLRPHWAARGLPDFSLTDKRAI; encoded by the exons ATGGAGCTACGTGTGGGGAACAAGTACCGGCTGGGACGGAAGATCGGGAGCGGGTCCTTTGGAGATATCTACCTGG GTGCCAACATCGCCTCTGGTGAAGAAGTCGCCATCAAGCTCGAGTGTGTGAAAACGAAGCACCCACAGCTGCACATCGAGAGCAAGTTCTACAAGATGATGCAGGGGGGAG TGGGAATCCCGTCCATCAAGTGGTGCGGGGCCGAGGGCGACTACAACGTGATGGTCATGGAGCTGCTGGGGCCCAGCCTCGAAGACCTCTTCAACTTCTGCTCCCGCAAGTTCAGCCTCAAGACGGTGCTGCTCCTGGCCGACCAGATG aTCAGCCGCATTGAGTACATCCACTCCAAGAACTTCATACACCGAGACGTCAAGCCCGACAACTTCCTCATGGGGCTGGGGAAGAAGGGCAACCTGGTGTACATCATTGACTTCGGCCTGGCCAAGAAGTACCGGGACGCCCGCACCCACCAGCACATCCCCTACCGGGAAAACAAGAACTTGACTGGCACTGCCCGCTACGCCTCCATCAACACCCACCTGGGCATCG AGCAAAGCCGTCGAGATGACCTGGAGAGCCTGGGCTACGTGCTCATGTATTTCAACCTGGGCTCCCTGCCCTGGCAGGGCCTCAAAGCAGCCACCAAGCGCCAGAAGTACGAGCGGATCAGCGAGAAGAAGATGTCGACGCCCATCGAGGTCCTCTGCAAAGGCTACCCCT CTGAGTTCTCAACATACCTCAACTTCTGCCGCTCCCTGCGGTTCGACGACAAGCCCGACTACTCCTACCTGCGCCAGCTCTTCCGCAACCTCTTCCACCGGCAGGGCTTCTCCTATGACTACGTCTTCGACTGGAACATGCTCAAATTC ATGCGGCCCCCCTCATGCCAGCCCCCCGCCCTTCCCTGTGGACGACCCCAGGACCAACTAG GGTGCAGCCCGGAACCCCGAGGACGTGGACCGGGAGCGGCGAGAACACGAGCGCGAGGAGAGGATGGGCCAGCTCCGGGGGTCTGCGCCCCGGGCCCTGCCCCCTGGCCCGCCCACGGGGGCTGCCGCCAACCGGCTCCGCAGTGCTGCCGAGCCTGTGGCTTCCACCCCAGCCTCCCGCATCCAGCAAGCTG GCAATACTTCTCCCAGAGCGATCTCACGGGTCgacagagagaggaaggtgaGCATGAGGCTACACAGGGGCGCGCCCGCCAACGTCTCGTCCTCCGACCTCACTGGGCGGCAAGAGGTCTCCCGGATTTCAGCCTCACAG ACAAGCGTGCCATTTGA
- the CSNK1E gene encoding casein kinase I isoform X2, which produces MELRVGNKYRLGRKIGSGSFGDIYLGANIASGEEVAIKLECVKTKHPQLHIESKFYKMMQGGVGIPSIKWCGAEGDYNVMVMELLGPSLEDLFNFCSRKFSLKTVLLLADQMISRIEYIHSKNFIHRDVKPDNFLMGLGKKGNLVYIIDFGLAKKYRDARTHQHIPYRENKNLTGTARYASINTHLGIEQSRRDDLESLGYVLMYFNLGSLPWQGLKAATKRQKYERISEKKMSTPIEVLCKGYPSEFSTYLNFCRSLRFDDKPDYSYLRQLFRNLFHRQGFSYDYVFDWNMLKFGAARNPEDVDRERREHEREERMGQLRGSAPRALPPGPPTGAAANRLRSAAEPVASTPASRIQQAGNTSPRAISRVDRERKVSMRLHRGAPANVSSSDLTGRQEVSRISASQTSVPFDHLGK; this is translated from the exons ATGGAGCTACGTGTGGGGAACAAGTACCGGCTGGGACGGAAGATCGGGAGCGGGTCCTTTGGAGATATCTACCTGG GTGCCAACATCGCCTCTGGTGAAGAAGTCGCCATCAAGCTCGAGTGTGTGAAAACGAAGCACCCACAGCTGCACATCGAGAGCAAGTTCTACAAGATGATGCAGGGGGGAG TGGGAATCCCGTCCATCAAGTGGTGCGGGGCCGAGGGCGACTACAACGTGATGGTCATGGAGCTGCTGGGGCCCAGCCTCGAAGACCTCTTCAACTTCTGCTCCCGCAAGTTCAGCCTCAAGACGGTGCTGCTCCTGGCCGACCAGATG aTCAGCCGCATTGAGTACATCCACTCCAAGAACTTCATACACCGAGACGTCAAGCCCGACAACTTCCTCATGGGGCTGGGGAAGAAGGGCAACCTGGTGTACATCATTGACTTCGGCCTGGCCAAGAAGTACCGGGACGCCCGCACCCACCAGCACATCCCCTACCGGGAAAACAAGAACTTGACTGGCACTGCCCGCTACGCCTCCATCAACACCCACCTGGGCATCG AGCAAAGCCGTCGAGATGACCTGGAGAGCCTGGGCTACGTGCTCATGTATTTCAACCTGGGCTCCCTGCCCTGGCAGGGCCTCAAAGCAGCCACCAAGCGCCAGAAGTACGAGCGGATCAGCGAGAAGAAGATGTCGACGCCCATCGAGGTCCTCTGCAAAGGCTACCCCT CTGAGTTCTCAACATACCTCAACTTCTGCCGCTCCCTGCGGTTCGACGACAAGCCCGACTACTCCTACCTGCGCCAGCTCTTCCGCAACCTCTTCCACCGGCAGGGCTTCTCCTATGACTACGTCTTCGACTGGAACATGCTCAAATTC GGTGCAGCCCGGAACCCCGAGGACGTGGACCGGGAGCGGCGAGAACACGAGCGCGAGGAGAGGATGGGCCAGCTCCGGGGGTCTGCGCCCCGGGCCCTGCCCCCTGGCCCGCCCACGGGGGCTGCCGCCAACCGGCTCCGCAGTGCTGCCGAGCCTGTGGCTTCCACCCCAGCCTCCCGCATCCAGCAAGCTG GCAATACTTCTCCCAGAGCGATCTCACGGGTCgacagagagaggaaggtgaGCATGAGGCTACACAGGGGCGCGCCCGCCAACGTCTCGTCCTCCGACCTCACTGGGCGGCAAGAGGTCTCCCGGATTTCAGCCTCACAG ACAAGCGTGCCATTTGACCATCTCGGGAAGTGA
- the CSNK1E gene encoding casein kinase I isoform X3: protein MELRVGNKYRLGRKIGSGSFGDIYLGANIASGEEVAIKLECVKTKHPQLHIESKFYKMMQGGVGIPSIKWCGAEGDYNVMVMELLGPSLEDLFNFCSRKFSLKTVLLLADQMISRIEYIHSKNFIHRDVKPDNFLMGLGKKGNLVYIIDFGLAKKYRDARTHQHIPYRENKNLTGTARYASINTHLGIEQSRRDDLESLGYVLMYFNLGSLPWQGLKAATKRQKYERISEKKMSTPIEVLCKGYPSEFSTYLNFCRSLRFDDKPDYSYLRQLFRNLFHRQGFSYDYVFDWNMLKFGPSSSQARPRDREAIALPCPRPCPCAGPTYPPTYWCPAPLGTQGPPDRPVEELPPPNYWPVVWTPGPQF from the exons ATGGAGCTACGTGTGGGGAACAAGTACCGGCTGGGACGGAAGATCGGGAGCGGGTCCTTTGGAGATATCTACCTGG GTGCCAACATCGCCTCTGGTGAAGAAGTCGCCATCAAGCTCGAGTGTGTGAAAACGAAGCACCCACAGCTGCACATCGAGAGCAAGTTCTACAAGATGATGCAGGGGGGAG TGGGAATCCCGTCCATCAAGTGGTGCGGGGCCGAGGGCGACTACAACGTGATGGTCATGGAGCTGCTGGGGCCCAGCCTCGAAGACCTCTTCAACTTCTGCTCCCGCAAGTTCAGCCTCAAGACGGTGCTGCTCCTGGCCGACCAGATG aTCAGCCGCATTGAGTACATCCACTCCAAGAACTTCATACACCGAGACGTCAAGCCCGACAACTTCCTCATGGGGCTGGGGAAGAAGGGCAACCTGGTGTACATCATTGACTTCGGCCTGGCCAAGAAGTACCGGGACGCCCGCACCCACCAGCACATCCCCTACCGGGAAAACAAGAACTTGACTGGCACTGCCCGCTACGCCTCCATCAACACCCACCTGGGCATCG AGCAAAGCCGTCGAGATGACCTGGAGAGCCTGGGCTACGTGCTCATGTATTTCAACCTGGGCTCCCTGCCCTGGCAGGGCCTCAAAGCAGCCACCAAGCGCCAGAAGTACGAGCGGATCAGCGAGAAGAAGATGTCGACGCCCATCGAGGTCCTCTGCAAAGGCTACCCCT CTGAGTTCTCAACATACCTCAACTTCTGCCGCTCCCTGCGGTTCGACGACAAGCCCGACTACTCCTACCTGCGCCAGCTCTTCCGCAACCTCTTCCACCGGCAGGGCTTCTCCTATGACTACGTCTTCGACTGGAACATGCTCAAATTC GGGCCTTCCTCGAGCCAGGCTCGGCCCCGTGACCGCGAAGCTATTGCACTGCCCTGCCCCCGCCCCTGTCCCTGTGCTGGGCCCACGTACCCACCCACATACTG GTGCCCGGCGCCCCTGGGCACCCAGGGCCCTCCAGATAGGCCCGTGGAGGAGCTGCCCCCCCCAAACTACTGGCCTGTGGTCTGGACTCCAGGGCCCCAGTTCTGA